In one Nicotiana tomentosiformis chromosome 6, ASM39032v3, whole genome shotgun sequence genomic region, the following are encoded:
- the LOC104091189 gene encoding uncharacterized protein isoform X1, which produces MGKEAALLSAFHLKKKPMKKHSSNKKKNQLFNKVLDYLKSDSFMFAPLFSSQHFHFPSAESLSSAPTAVEESKPKEGNDKKLVSEIGDYLKSDTYLYAPLVISQPWDSADILAETVKVSKGPVPIQEEMDKKRSADVIKGGIEKVNEPGRKTTVNVVYKDQNMDGIPDTRSTMVTRTRVRRETVKHMIYQNC; this is translated from the exons ATGGGTAAGGAAGCGGCGTTGCTCTCAGCATTTCACCTTAAGAAGAAACCCATGAAGAAACATAGCAGTAATAAAAAGAAGAATCAACTCTTCAACAAAGTTTTGGATTATCTCAAGTCTGACTCTTTCATGTTTGCACCTCTGTTTTCTTCTCAACACTTTCATTTTCCATCAGCAGAGTCGTTGTCTTCTGCTCCTACCG CTGTTGAGGAAAGTAAACCTAAGGAGGGAAATGACAAGAAATTGGTTAGCGAAATTGGCGATTACTTGAAGTCTGATACCTACTTGTATGCTCCCTTGGTTATTTCACAACCTTGGGATTCGGCTGACATCCTTGCTGAAACGGTTAAGGTATCTAAAG GGCCAGTTCCCATACAAGAAGAGATGGACAAAAAGAGATCTGCTGATGTGATAAAAGGAGGGATTGAAAAAGTGAATGAACCTGGTAGGAAGACTACGGTAAATGTAGTTTACAAAGATCAAAACATGGATGGTATTCCTGATACGAGGAGCACTATGGTTACCCGTACTCGGGTGCGTAGAGAAACTGTGAAGCATATGATTTACCAAAACTGCTGA
- the LOC104091189 gene encoding uncharacterized protein isoform X2 produces MGKEAALLSAFHLKKKPMKKHSSNKKKNQLFNKVLDYLKSDSFMFAPLFSSQHFHFPSAESLSSAPTVEESKPKEGNDKKLVSEIGDYLKSDTYLYAPLVISQPWDSADILAETVKVSKGPVPIQEEMDKKRSADVIKGGIEKVNEPGRKTTVNVVYKDQNMDGIPDTRSTMVTRTRVRRETVKHMIYQNC; encoded by the exons ATGGGTAAGGAAGCGGCGTTGCTCTCAGCATTTCACCTTAAGAAGAAACCCATGAAGAAACATAGCAGTAATAAAAAGAAGAATCAACTCTTCAACAAAGTTTTGGATTATCTCAAGTCTGACTCTTTCATGTTTGCACCTCTGTTTTCTTCTCAACACTTTCATTTTCCATCAGCAGAGTCGTTGTCTTCTGCTCCTACCG TTGAGGAAAGTAAACCTAAGGAGGGAAATGACAAGAAATTGGTTAGCGAAATTGGCGATTACTTGAAGTCTGATACCTACTTGTATGCTCCCTTGGTTATTTCACAACCTTGGGATTCGGCTGACATCCTTGCTGAAACGGTTAAGGTATCTAAAG GGCCAGTTCCCATACAAGAAGAGATGGACAAAAAGAGATCTGCTGATGTGATAAAAGGAGGGATTGAAAAAGTGAATGAACCTGGTAGGAAGACTACGGTAAATGTAGTTTACAAAGATCAAAACATGGATGGTATTCCTGATACGAGGAGCACTATGGTTACCCGTACTCGGGTGCGTAGAGAAACTGTGAAGCATATGATTTACCAAAACTGCTGA